One part of the Rhizobium indicum genome encodes these proteins:
- a CDS encoding MBL fold metallo-hydrolase: MKLQIFQSHKGDCLLLEGAEGGRVLCDGGMASSMKKYARTVLSKLRDDGEKLDYVYVSHIDQDHISGVLQLLEDEFEWRLYDYHRDNGSPIRKPDFPRPPEIGGIWHNAFRDQVGKNAGDVEDLLAAAAPSLLATSVPELVELGEELQGIAVSIPEAIKVSRYASPELLDIPVNKLPGSHDQPKLLMYRNDQKPFQVGSMRFTIVGPTREELTLLKEGWNNFLRDAKNDQKLKDLRAEIKRKVEVFGQEAFDLRDWNGIEDFKGVTTPNIASLMFMVEEAGKRILLTGDSQQDIILKGLKLAGFLGDGYCHVDVLKVQHHASEHNVDENFCRLVSADHYVFCGNGSDGNPERSVIQQIYDSRLGPAKTRSLAPESDGRPFKFWFSTTSKAQIDESQQQQTYAAVEALVASLEQQSNGLLSFVFNDGPRLELAV, encoded by the coding sequence ATGAAACTTCAAATCTTTCAGTCCCATAAAGGCGATTGCCTGCTCCTGGAGGGCGCAGAGGGCGGGCGCGTGCTTTGTGACGGTGGGATGGCCTCGAGCATGAAAAAATATGCTCGCACCGTCCTCTCCAAGCTGCGCGACGACGGTGAGAAACTTGATTACGTCTATGTCTCTCATATCGATCAGGATCATATCTCAGGCGTGCTGCAGTTGCTTGAGGACGAATTTGAGTGGCGCCTTTACGACTATCACCGCGACAACGGTTCCCCGATCCGCAAACCAGATTTTCCGCGCCCGCCCGAAATCGGCGGCATCTGGCACAACGCGTTCCGTGATCAAGTTGGAAAAAATGCCGGCGATGTCGAAGATTTGCTGGCGGCCGCTGCGCCCTCCTTGCTTGCTACGTCGGTGCCAGAGCTTGTCGAACTGGGCGAAGAACTCCAGGGGATCGCAGTCTCCATCCCTGAGGCAATCAAGGTCTCGCGCTATGCTTCGCCGGAGTTGCTCGACATACCGGTTAACAAGTTGCCGGGCTCACACGACCAGCCGAAACTGCTAATGTACCGCAATGACCAGAAGCCTTTTCAGGTCGGCTCCATGCGTTTCACCATCGTCGGCCCAACACGGGAAGAGCTGACTCTCTTAAAGGAAGGCTGGAACAACTTTTTACGGGACGCAAAGAACGACCAAAAGCTGAAAGACCTCCGGGCGGAGATCAAGCGCAAGGTTGAGGTATTCGGCCAAGAGGCCTTCGATCTGCGCGACTGGAACGGCATCGAGGACTTTAAGGGTGTGACGACCCCCAACATCGCGTCCTTGATGTTTATGGTTGAGGAAGCGGGCAAGCGCATCCTGCTGACCGGCGACTCTCAGCAGGACATCATCTTGAAGGGGCTCAAACTCGCTGGCTTCCTCGGCGACGGCTATTGCCACGTCGACGTTTTAAAAGTGCAGCATCATGCCTCAGAGCACAATGTCGACGAGAATTTTTGCAGACTGGTATCGGCCGATCATTACGTATTCTGCGGGAATGGCTCCGACGGCAATCCGGAACGCTCTGTTATCCAGCAAATCTACGATTCTCGTCTCGGGCCGGCGAAGACGCGATCCCTTGCGCCTGAGTCTGACGGTCGACCATTCAAGTTTTGGTTCAGCACGACCTCCAAAGCACAGATTGACGAAAGTCAGCAACAGCAGACCTATGCGGCCGTCGAGGCTCTGGTGGCATCCTTGGAACAGCAATCAAACGGGCTCTTGTCTTTCGTATTCAACGACGGACCCCGACTTGAACTGGCGGTCTAG
- a CDS encoding thiamine phosphate synthase, with the protein MKLDPFYLIVDSAEWIARLVPLGVKLVQLRIKDRPRTELCAEIRRAVAVCAKHQCQLIVNDYWRLAIKEGCGFVHLGQEDLATADLDAIRASGLKLGVSTHDERELEIALAARPDYIALGPVYTTILKQMKWPPQGLTRLSEWKSRIGDLPLVAIGGLNVERIEGVLAHGADSVAVVTDVMRHENPELRTKQWIIATAQARTHNLQ; encoded by the coding sequence ATGAAGCTCGATCCGTTCTACCTGATCGTGGACAGCGCCGAGTGGATTGCCCGGCTGGTACCGCTTGGCGTCAAGCTGGTGCAGTTGCGCATCAAGGATCGTCCGAGGACTGAACTATGCGCCGAGATTCGTCGCGCAGTAGCAGTCTGCGCTAAACATCAATGTCAGCTGATCGTCAACGACTATTGGCGGCTTGCGATCAAGGAAGGTTGCGGCTTCGTCCATCTCGGCCAGGAGGACCTTGCGACAGCGGACCTCGACGCGATACGAGCGAGTGGCCTGAAGCTTGGCGTCTCAACGCATGACGAACGCGAGCTGGAAATCGCACTGGCAGCAAGGCCTGATTATATCGCACTCGGCCCGGTCTACACGACGATCCTCAAGCAGATGAAATGGCCGCCGCAAGGGCTGACGCGGCTGAGCGAATGGAAATCGCGCATCGGCGACCTGCCTCTCGTCGCCATCGGCGGGTTGAATGTCGAACGGATCGAAGGCGTCCTTGCTCACGGGGCGGATAGCGTCGCCGTCGTGACCGACGTGATGCGGCATGAAAATCCGGAACTTAGAACAAAGCAATGGATCATCGCCACAGCGCAGGCGCGAACCCACAATCTTCAGTAA
- a CDS encoding S8 family serine peptidase — MAASDEISRKLHPRLRCLKNGAAPVNLLRSDISSTVATAPSISAESLGIPASLDLSLFRESLPIGPSETPVRARRRLTKRPKLDDQPPPERSYVNVFVELYRDRGADGTEVERSAVERIRAIAQRGQADATAADKTSFGSDVLVRRNFVSATVPISALAELEQDSDVAFVHPSEPITFDQPIISNGDASKPTQRGIGDAELRKVHRDGDGVIIGIIDVGGFDFAHPDFRDSKDGTRFLSIWDQGGDFRDPPSAHGNSRFDYGSELTKPLMDAAIAAEKAGKFPATFAERQSQRAEASHATHVASIAAGNKGVCPQASIAAVLISVPALKDRTEERRATFSDSARIIHAVEYLLEIAQRENKPISINISLGTNGGAHDGSSGVSRWIDALLSTPGRAVCVAAGNAGQEKAQTTDDMGFIMGRIHSSGRITARGLSVDLEWTVVGNGIEDMSENEMEIWYGAQDRLTVMLRPPGQSSEWITVRPREYVQNRRLSSGTTVSIYNELYHPTNGSNYAAIYLTPNLQPGSLRGVEAGVWKVRLVGDEIRNGRFNCWIERDDPIDIGVQGGIRLYRFPSFFSETSNIDSHSISSLACGHRVIGVANLDDARQRINISSSQGPTRDDRSKPDVAAPGTGIIAAKGFSEDGKLWVGMTGTSMASPYVAGVVGLMLAANANLTSAQCSGILQRTARPLPGASYEWRSDAGFGVIDPAAAIEEARTFNQRTEVRGAP, encoded by the coding sequence TTGGCAGCAAGTGATGAGATTTCTCGCAAACTTCATCCACGCCTTCGCTGCCTCAAAAATGGGGCGGCGCCTGTCAACCTGCTGCGTTCGGACATTAGTTCAACAGTGGCGACGGCACCGAGTATCTCGGCCGAGTCGCTGGGCATTCCAGCAAGTCTGGACCTTTCGCTTTTCCGCGAGAGTCTGCCGATTGGTCCATCCGAAACCCCCGTTCGCGCTAGACGGCGGCTAACCAAACGACCGAAGCTCGACGACCAGCCCCCGCCCGAACGTTCATACGTCAATGTCTTTGTCGAACTCTATCGCGATCGTGGCGCCGACGGAACCGAGGTGGAGCGCTCTGCAGTGGAACGGATTAGAGCGATCGCGCAACGCGGGCAGGCAGATGCGACCGCTGCGGACAAGACCTCATTTGGTAGCGACGTTTTGGTGCGCCGAAACTTCGTCTCGGCAACTGTTCCGATTTCCGCCCTCGCTGAACTTGAACAGGATTCCGACGTTGCTTTTGTTCACCCATCGGAACCTATTACATTCGATCAACCCATCATAAGCAATGGAGACGCGAGCAAGCCGACGCAGCGCGGCATCGGTGATGCGGAACTGCGCAAAGTTCATCGTGACGGTGACGGGGTAATCATCGGGATCATCGATGTGGGCGGTTTCGATTTTGCTCATCCAGATTTCCGTGACTCCAAGGACGGGACCCGCTTCCTCTCTATTTGGGATCAAGGCGGCGATTTTCGCGACCCGCCCTCCGCGCACGGCAACAGTCGCTTCGACTATGGCAGCGAACTCACAAAGCCGCTTATGGACGCGGCAATTGCCGCCGAAAAGGCCGGCAAGTTCCCCGCCACCTTTGCGGAGCGCCAGTCGCAACGCGCCGAAGCGTCACATGCGACCCATGTCGCAAGTATTGCTGCCGGCAACAAAGGTGTTTGCCCGCAGGCAAGCATCGCAGCCGTACTTATCTCTGTTCCGGCCCTCAAAGATCGAACCGAAGAACGTCGGGCCACGTTCAGCGATTCTGCACGTATCATCCATGCCGTTGAATATCTGCTCGAGATCGCCCAACGCGAAAACAAGCCAATCTCGATCAATATCAGTCTCGGGACGAACGGGGGCGCCCATGATGGATCAAGTGGCGTATCCCGATGGATCGATGCACTCCTCTCCACACCAGGCCGCGCCGTATGCGTTGCTGCAGGCAATGCGGGCCAGGAAAAGGCCCAAACCACCGATGACATGGGTTTCATCATGGGCCGCATCCATTCGAGCGGCCGCATCACCGCGCGAGGCCTTTCGGTCGACCTGGAATGGACCGTCGTCGGCAACGGCATTGAGGATATGTCAGAAAATGAAATGGAGATCTGGTACGGCGCACAGGATCGGCTGACTGTCATGTTGAGACCGCCGGGTCAAAGTTCTGAATGGATCACGGTACGCCCGCGGGAATATGTCCAGAATCGCCGTCTTTCCAGTGGCACAACCGTGTCGATCTATAACGAACTCTATCACCCCACGAACGGCAGCAATTACGCCGCGATCTATTTGACACCTAATCTGCAGCCAGGGAGCTTGCGGGGGGTGGAAGCTGGGGTCTGGAAGGTGCGCCTGGTCGGGGATGAGATCCGCAACGGTCGGTTCAACTGCTGGATCGAGCGAGATGATCCAATCGACATCGGAGTACAGGGCGGTATTAGGCTTTACCGCTTCCCCTCGTTCTTTTCAGAGACATCGAATATCGACTCGCATTCGATTAGTTCGCTAGCCTGCGGTCACCGGGTAATTGGGGTCGCCAATCTGGACGACGCGCGACAACGAATAAACATCTCCAGCAGTCAGGGTCCGACCCGGGATGATCGGAGCAAGCCCGATGTCGCCGCTCCAGGCACGGGCATCATTGCCGCCAAGGGTTTTAGCGAGGACGGCAAGCTTTGGGTCGGCATGACGGGTACGAGCATGGCCAGTCCCTATGTTGCCGGCGTTGTAGGCCTCATGCTTGCCGCCAACGCCAATCTCACGTCAGCACAGTGTTCAGGCATACTACAAAGAACCGCGCGTCCGCTTCCAGGGGCTTCCTACGAATGGCGCAGCGATGCCGGATTCGGTGTGATCGATCCTGCTGCTGCCATTGAAGAGGCACGGACCTTCAATCAGCGTACCGAAGTCCGAGGCGCGCCATGA
- a CDS encoding Y-family DNA polymerase translates to MTRVVSIYLPDLPTDRIRRADPGIPPEQAIAVIARSGSKRWVSAADAAARKVGVHVGMPAAKAQALFRGLMLVDADPAKDAAALERITLWALTLYSPIVAVDGIDGIVMDTEGADHLQGGELAMVTKIANQFLAKKLTPRVAIADTWGAAHACARAISRETVIVPVGETVPAVERLPISLLRLSGKVVSDLRTLGFQTIGELANTPRAPLTLRFGPEIGRRLDQMFGRVSEPINPIRTAELIEVSRAFAEPIGAAETIDKYVGRLVVQLIEELQRRGLGVRRADLIVEKVDGTRQAIRAGTVKPVRDVAWLTKLFRDRTEKIEPGFGIEKLTLVAVMAEPLEERQKSSSLVEEEVKDVTPLIDIYGNRGQRVYRVAPVASDVPERSVQRISPAADPIDVTWVSHWRRPVRLLARPELIEAIALLPDRPPVSITWRGKRRKVKRADGPERIFGEWWRRDAEMEAVRDYFVIEDEAGERLWVFRSGDGIDPETGNHRWFMHGIFA, encoded by the coding sequence ATGACAAGGGTTGTCTCGATCTATCTTCCGGATCTGCCGACGGATCGCATTCGTCGCGCCGATCCCGGCATACCGCCTGAACAGGCGATCGCGGTGATCGCCAGGAGCGGCTCGAAGCGTTGGGTGTCGGCCGCCGACGCCGCCGCCCGAAAAGTCGGCGTGCACGTCGGCATGCCGGCGGCCAAAGCGCAGGCGTTGTTCCGCGGCCTGATGCTGGTCGATGCGGATCCTGCGAAGGATGCCGCAGCACTCGAACGCATTACCCTGTGGGCGCTGACGCTCTATTCCCCCATCGTCGCAGTCGATGGGATCGACGGCATCGTCATGGACACCGAGGGTGCAGATCACCTGCAAGGCGGCGAGCTCGCCATGGTGACCAAGATCGCCAATCAGTTCCTGGCCAAGAAGCTCACCCCCCGTGTCGCGATCGCCGACACCTGGGGTGCAGCTCACGCCTGCGCCCGCGCCATCAGTCGCGAAACGGTCATCGTGCCGGTTGGTGAGACCGTCCCCGCCGTCGAAAGACTGCCGATATCGTTGCTGCGCCTTTCCGGGAAAGTCGTCAGCGATCTGCGCACGCTTGGCTTCCAGACCATCGGCGAATTGGCCAACACGCCGCGTGCGCCGCTGACGCTTCGTTTCGGTCCGGAAATCGGCCGGCGGCTCGATCAGATGTTCGGCCGCGTCTCCGAACCCATCAATCCGATCCGCACCGCCGAGCTGATCGAGGTCAGCCGCGCCTTTGCCGAACCGATCGGTGCTGCCGAAACGATTGACAAATATGTCGGCCGGCTGGTCGTGCAACTGATCGAGGAGCTGCAAAGGCGCGGCCTTGGTGTTCGGCGCGCCGACCTGATCGTCGAAAAGGTTGACGGTACGCGGCAGGCAATCCGCGCCGGTACGGTGAAGCCGGTGCGCGATGTCGCCTGGCTGACGAAGCTGTTTCGCGATCGAACGGAGAAGATCGAGCCCGGCTTCGGGATCGAGAAACTGACGCTCGTCGCCGTCATGGCCGAGCCGCTGGAGGAGCGCCAAAAATCCTCCTCGCTGGTCGAGGAGGAAGTGAAGGACGTGACGCCGCTGATCGATATCTACGGCAACCGTGGCCAGCGTGTTTATCGGGTGGCACCCGTTGCCTCCGACGTGCCCGAGCGCTCCGTCCAGCGCATCAGTCCTGCTGCAGATCCGATCGATGTCACCTGGGTCAGTCATTGGCGTCGGCCGGTCCGGCTGCTGGCGCGTCCGGAGCTGATCGAGGCCATCGCCTTGCTGCCGGACCGGCCGCCGGTCTCGATCACCTGGCGCGGCAAGCGCCGGAAGGTCAAGCGCGCCGACGGTCCGGAACGGATTTTTGGCGAGTGGTGGCGGCGCGACGCCGAGATGGAGGCGGTGCGGGATTATTTCGTCATCGAAGACGAGGCCGGCGAGCGGCTCTGGGTGTTTCGCTCCGGTGATGGCATCGATCCTGAAACCGGAAACCATCGCTGGTTCATGCATGGGATCTTCGCATGA
- the ligD gene encoding non-homologous end-joining DNA ligase, translated as MPKPPRSKPLLRDTEAPIRSRPRGKRNPAQPQLPFDPMPERVEPALAQLKSRPPKGSEWSWELKWDGYRLAVHIEPQGIRILTRGGHDWTHRFPAIEQAARALGPATMIIDGEAVVLDDEGRPDFGLLQQSLGASGKQAGNRASDAVLYAFDLIYLDGHDLRGVEYRSRRHLLEDTLNGPTNDQVGAIRLSETLDGEPAVLLEHVCRLGLEGIVGKHLDRPYRSGRTGDWVKVKCIQSEAFFIVGYERSAASTAGFGSLVLAAYRGDELIHVGSVGTGFRQAEIIRLRKMLDTLRWKRKQPPLPYSGSADIVWVEPTLIAEIEFRAWSTDGKLRHPSYKGLRERQDNADVFRLD; from the coding sequence ATGCCGAAGCCTCCGAGATCAAAACCCCTCCTTCGTGACACCGAGGCCCCGATCCGTTCCCGGCCGCGAGGCAAGCGAAATCCAGCCCAGCCACAGCTCCCTTTCGATCCCATGCCCGAGCGCGTCGAGCCTGCGCTGGCGCAATTGAAGTCCCGTCCCCCAAAGGGAAGCGAGTGGAGCTGGGAGCTGAAATGGGATGGCTATCGCCTTGCCGTTCATATCGAGCCCCAAGGCATCCGGATCCTCACCCGCGGCGGCCATGACTGGACGCACCGGTTTCCAGCGATAGAGCAGGCCGCCCGAGCGCTCGGGCCGGCGACGATGATCATCGACGGCGAAGCCGTCGTGCTCGACGACGAGGGCCGGCCGGATTTCGGGCTGCTGCAGCAATCGCTGGGCGCATCCGGCAAACAAGCTGGCAACCGCGCCTCCGACGCCGTCCTTTACGCTTTCGATCTTATCTACCTTGATGGCCACGATCTGCGCGGTGTCGAATACCGGTCCCGCCGACACCTTCTCGAGGACACGTTGAACGGCCCAACGAATGACCAGGTCGGCGCCATCAGACTATCGGAAACACTCGATGGCGAACCAGCTGTCCTGCTTGAGCATGTCTGCCGCCTCGGCCTGGAGGGCATCGTCGGCAAGCACCTCGATCGGCCCTATCGTTCCGGCCGGACCGGGGACTGGGTGAAAGTCAAATGCATCCAGAGCGAGGCCTTCTTCATCGTCGGTTATGAGAGGTCGGCAGCGTCCACGGCCGGCTTCGGCTCTTTGGTGCTCGCTGCGTATCGTGGTGATGAGCTCATCCACGTCGGAAGCGTCGGCACGGGATTCAGGCAAGCCGAGATCATCAGATTGCGGAAGATGCTGGACACGCTGCGATGGAAGCGAAAGCAACCGCCCCTGCCCTATTCCGGAAGCGCCGATATTGTCTGGGTCGAACCGACACTGATCGCCGAGATCGAGTTTCGCGCCTGGTCGACTGACGGGAAACTCCGTCATCCGTCCTACAAGGGCCTGCGAGAACGCCAGGACAATGCCGACGTCTTCCGGCTCGACTAG
- a CDS encoding error-prone DNA polymerase, giving the protein MSYAELQVTTHFSFLRGASSAQELFEIAKALGIEALGVVDRNSLAGIVRALEASRATGLRLVVGCRLDLVDGMSVLVYPTDRAAYSRLTRLITLGKSRGGKNNCILHWDDVIAYADGMIGILVPDLPDDVCAIQLRKMADLFCDRAYVSLCLRRRQNDQLRLHEISNLASRFKVKTVVTNDVLFHEPGRRQLQDIVTCIRTRTTIDEVGFERERHADRYLKPPEEMERLFPRYPQALARTMEIVRRCTFSLEELTYQYPEEAIVPGKDAQASLEHYVWQCVPDRYPEGLPPDVLKVVRHELDLIRTMKYAPYFLTVFSIVRYARSQGILCQGRGSAANSAVCYILGITSIDPSTNDLLFERFVSQERDEPPDIDVDFEHERREEVIQWIYRTYSREKAALCATVARYRARGAIRDVGKALGLPEDVIKALSSGMWAWSEEVCDRNVRELNLNPDDRRLVLTLKLAQQLMGAPRHLGQHPGGFVLTHDRLDDLVPIEPATMKDRQIIEWDKDDVEALKFMKVDVLALGMLTCMAKAFDLIREHKGRDLDLSDIEQEDPATYAMIRKADTLGTFQIESRAQMAMLPRLKPRTFYDLVVQVAIVRPGPIQGDMVHPYLRRREGKEPVEYPTPELEAVLGKTLGVPLFQESAMRVAMVCAGFTGGEADQLRKSMATFKFTGGVSRFKDKLVSGMVRNGYTPEFAEKTFSQLEGFGSYGFPESHAASFALIAYASSYIKCHYPEAFCAALINSQPMGFYAPAQIVGDARAHGVEVRPVCINRSRWDCTLERIGKSGRHAVRLGFRQVKGLAVADAARIVAARMDNAFASVDDMWRRSGVPSEALVQLAKADAFLPSLKLERRDALWAIKALRDEPLPLFAAAAEREMAAIAEQQEPEVALRQMTDGHNVIEDYSHTGLTLRQHPIAFLRKDLSARNIITCAEAMNSRDGRWVYTAGLVLVRQKPGSAKGVMFITIEDETGPANLVVWPTLFEKRRRIVLGSSMMAINGRIQREGDVVHLVAQQLFDLSGDLVGLADRDEEFKLPAGRGDEFARGGGPDPRDKPKPVVAARDMFVPDLHIDTLKVKSRNFH; this is encoded by the coding sequence ATGAGTTATGCCGAGCTGCAGGTCACCACCCATTTTTCCTTCCTGCGCGGTGCAAGCTCGGCGCAGGAACTGTTCGAGATCGCCAAGGCTCTCGGCATCGAAGCCCTTGGCGTTGTCGATCGCAATTCGCTGGCCGGAATTGTACGGGCGCTAGAAGCATCCCGCGCCACGGGATTACGCCTCGTTGTCGGTTGCCGGCTTGATCTCGTCGACGGCATGTCGGTGCTGGTCTACCCGACCGACCGCGCTGCCTATTCCAGGCTGACCCGCCTCATCACGCTCGGCAAGTCGCGCGGCGGCAAGAACAACTGCATCCTCCATTGGGACGATGTCATTGCCTACGCCGACGGCATGATCGGCATTCTTGTGCCGGACCTGCCGGATGACGTCTGTGCAATCCAGCTGCGCAAGATGGCCGATCTGTTTTGCGATCGGGCCTATGTATCGCTTTGTCTGCGGCGCCGGCAGAACGACCAGCTCCGGCTGCATGAGATTTCCAATCTTGCATCACGCTTCAAGGTGAAGACAGTCGTCACCAATGATGTCCTCTTCCATGAACCAGGCCGCCGGCAGTTGCAGGACATCGTCACCTGCATTCGGACCCGCACGACGATCGACGAAGTCGGCTTCGAGCGCGAGCGCCACGCCGACCGTTATCTGAAGCCGCCGGAAGAAATGGAGCGGTTGTTTCCGCGATATCCGCAGGCCCTGGCAAGAACCATGGAGATCGTCCGTCGCTGCACGTTCTCGCTCGAGGAACTCACCTACCAATATCCGGAGGAGGCGATCGTGCCGGGCAAGGATGCTCAAGCCTCGCTCGAGCATTATGTCTGGCAATGCGTGCCCGATCGCTATCCCGAAGGTCTGCCGCCCGATGTGTTGAAGGTCGTGCGCCACGAACTCGACCTCATCCGCACCATGAAATACGCGCCCTATTTTCTGACCGTCTTCTCGATCGTGCGCTATGCGCGGTCCCAGGGCATTCTTTGCCAGGGCAGGGGCTCTGCCGCCAACAGCGCCGTCTGCTACATTCTCGGCATCACCAGTATCGATCCCTCGACAAACGATCTTCTGTTCGAGCGTTTTGTATCCCAGGAGCGCGACGAGCCGCCGGATATCGATGTGGATTTCGAGCACGAGCGGCGCGAAGAGGTCATTCAATGGATCTACCGCACCTATTCCAGAGAAAAGGCAGCGCTCTGCGCCACCGTGGCCCGCTATCGGGCGCGCGGCGCGATCCGCGATGTCGGCAAGGCGCTCGGGCTTCCGGAGGACGTGATCAAGGCGCTGTCGTCGGGCATGTGGGCCTGGTCGGAGGAGGTCTGCGATCGCAATGTCCGCGAACTCAATCTCAATCCAGACGACCGGCGTCTTGTGCTGACTTTGAAGCTCGCGCAGCAATTAATGGGCGCGCCACGGCACCTCGGCCAGCATCCGGGCGGCTTTGTCCTCACCCATGATCGGCTCGACGATCTCGTGCCGATCGAACCGGCGACGATGAAGGACCGTCAAATCATCGAATGGGACAAGGACGACGTCGAAGCCCTGAAATTCATGAAGGTGGACGTCCTGGCCCTTGGCATGCTGACCTGCATGGCCAAGGCCTTCGATCTGATCCGCGAGCACAAGGGTCGCGATCTCGACCTGTCTGACATCGAGCAGGAGGATCCTGCGACCTATGCGATGATCCGCAAGGCCGATACGCTCGGCACGTTCCAGATCGAAAGCCGCGCGCAGATGGCGATGCTGCCGCGGCTGAAACCTCGGACATTTTACGATCTCGTCGTGCAGGTGGCGATCGTCCGGCCGGGCCCGATCCAAGGCGACATGGTGCATCCCTATCTGCGCCGGCGCGAAGGCAAGGAGCCGGTCGAATATCCGACGCCCGAGCTTGAGGCGGTGCTCGGCAAGACGCTTGGCGTGCCGCTGTTTCAAGAGTCGGCGATGCGGGTCGCGATGGTCTGCGCCGGCTTTACGGGCGGTGAGGCCGACCAGCTGCGCAAGTCGATGGCGACCTTCAAGTTCACCGGCGGCGTTTCGCGGTTCAAGGACAAGCTCGTGTCCGGCATGGTGAGGAACGGCTACACACCGGAATTCGCCGAAAAGACCTTCTCCCAGCTCGAAGGCTTTGGTTCCTATGGTTTTCCGGAGAGCCATGCGGCTTCGTTCGCGCTGATCGCCTATGCGTCGAGCTACATCAAATGCCATTATCCGGAAGCCTTCTGCGCGGCGCTCATCAATTCGCAGCCGATGGGTTTTTACGCGCCGGCGCAGATCGTCGGCGACGCGAGAGCCCACGGCGTCGAGGTGCGGCCGGTCTGCATCAACCGGTCCCGGTGGGACTGTACGCTGGAGCGGATCGGCAAATCTGGCCGCCACGCCGTACGGCTCGGTTTCCGGCAGGTGAAAGGACTGGCGGTCGCTGACGCCGCACGCATCGTCGCGGCACGCATGGACAATGCCTTTGCCTCAGTTGACGATATGTGGCGACGATCCGGCGTGCCATCGGAGGCGCTCGTCCAGCTTGCCAAGGCCGATGCCTTTCTGCCGTCGTTGAAGCTCGAGCGTCGAGACGCGCTCTGGGCGATCAAGGCATTGCGCGACGAACCCTTGCCGTTGTTTGCGGCGGCTGCCGAACGGGAAATGGCTGCGATTGCCGAACAGCAGGAGCCGGAGGTGGCACTTCGGCAGATGACGGACGGGCATAACGTCATTGAGGACTACAGCCATACCGGGCTGACATTGCGGCAGCATCCGATCGCCTTCCTGCGCAAGGATCTATCGGCGCGTAATATCATCACCTGCGCCGAGGCGATGAATTCGAGGGACGGGCGATGGGTCTATACGGCCGGTCTTGTCCTGGTACGGCAAAAGCCTGGATCGGCCAAGGGTGTGATGTTCATCACCATCGAGGACGAAACCGGGCCGGCCAATCTCGTCGTCTGGCCGACACTCTTTGAAAAACGCCGGCGGATCGTGCTCGGGTCTTCGATGATGGCGATCAATGGCCGGATCCAGCGGGAAGGGGACGTCGTTCATCTTGTCGCCCAGCAGCTGTTCGACCTGTCAGGCGATCTTGTTGGCCTTGCCGATCGTGATGAAGAGTTCAAACTTCCGGCCGGCCGTGGTGATGAGTTCGCCAGAGGCGGCGGGCCTGATCCACGGGACAAGCCGAAGCCTGTCGTCGCCGCGCGCGACATGTTTGTGCCTGACCTTCATATCGATACGCTGAAGGTGAAGAGCAGGAATTTTCATTGA
- a CDS encoding ImuA family protein, which translates to MTAARERVISDLRERIASLEGVSARKAGCLSFGVAEIDAVLPGGGLAYGALHEFAGGGSGTVDGAAAALCAAGIAARTKGPIVWCLTRPDLFFPALAHVGLHADRVIFVESDKEEDVLANMEEGLSFGGLGAVVGELVRLPMVGSRRLQLAAERTGTMALAVRRWRRQTEANDFGQPTASTTRWRVSVMPSEELPVPGVGRAQWLLELMRVKAGECAEFLVRACDDKGCLDLSSGSADGSHSSRRSRHTA; encoded by the coding sequence ATGACTGCTGCCCGTGAAAGGGTGATTTCCGATTTGCGCGAGCGCATTGCATCGCTGGAAGGCGTATCAGCAAGGAAAGCCGGCTGTCTGTCCTTTGGGGTGGCGGAAATCGATGCAGTGCTCCCGGGAGGTGGTCTGGCCTATGGCGCCCTACACGAATTTGCAGGCGGCGGATCGGGCACGGTGGACGGGGCGGCGGCGGCGCTCTGTGCCGCAGGCATTGCGGCCCGCACCAAAGGCCCGATCGTCTGGTGCCTGACGCGCCCCGATCTGTTTTTTCCTGCGCTCGCCCACGTCGGCCTCCATGCCGATCGGGTGATCTTTGTCGAGTCCGACAAGGAGGAAGACGTCCTGGCAAACATGGAGGAGGGGCTGTCCTTTGGTGGGCTCGGCGCCGTCGTCGGTGAACTCGTTCGGCTGCCGATGGTCGGATCGCGCCGGCTGCAGCTTGCGGCTGAGCGGACGGGCACGATGGCGCTTGCCGTGCGACGTTGGCGGCGGCAGACGGAGGCCAATGACTTTGGGCAGCCGACGGCGTCGACCACGCGGTGGCGGGTGAGCGTCATGCCGTCGGAGGAATTGCCAGTGCCGGGCGTTGGGAGGGCCCAATGGTTGCTGGAGTTGATGCGCGTGAAAGCGGGTGAATGTGCTGAGTTTCTCGTGAGGGCGTGCGATGACAAGGGTTGTCTCGATCTATCTTCCGGATCTGCCGACGGATCGCATTCGTCGCGCCGATCCCGGCATACCGCCTGA